The genomic segment GATGCTATTGCTCAAATTTTAATTAATTCACGTATGTCAGCAGAAGGACGTCGTCCTATTTGTCAAGATACGGGGATTGTTACGTGTTTTGTTAACATTGGTATGAACGTTCGCTGGGAAGGGGATATGACTGTCCAGCAAATGATAGATGAAGGCACACGACAAGCATATCTTAATCCAGAAAATCCACTGCGTGCATCAATATTATCTGATCCTGCAGGCAAACGTATTAACACCAAAGACAATACACCGTCGGTTGTGCACATTAATATGGTACCAGGCGATAAAGTGGAAATTCAAATCGCAGCAAAAGGCGGCGGTTCTGAAAATAAAACGAAAATGGTGATGTTAAACCCATCAGATGATATTGCTGAGTGGGTAGAAAAAACCTTACCGTTAATGGGCGCTGGTTGGTGTCCGCCTGGTATGCTTGGAATAGGTATCGGTGGTACAGCAGAAAAAGCGGCAGTTTTAGCAAAAGAATCTTTAATGGGCCACATCGATATTCAAGAATTGATTGATCGTGGACCAGAGAATGCGGAAGAAGAGCTTCGTCTTGATATTTTTAACCGTGTAAACAAACTGGGTATTGGTGCACAAGGCCTTGGTGGTTTAACCACGGTTGTTGATGTGAAAATTAAATCAGCACCGACTCACGCGGCTTCTAAGCCTGTTTGTATGATCCCGAACTGTGCAGCGACTCGTCACGTTCATTTTACACTTGATGGTTCAGGTCCTGCTGACTTACAGCCACCAAAACTTGAAGAGTGGCCAGATATTACTTGGGAAGCCGGTGCAAATACTCGCCGTGTGAATCTTGATGAACTGACCAAAGCTGACGTACAAGAATGGCGAACTGGTGAAACGGTTCTATTAACCGGTAAGATTTTAACTGGTCGTGATGCTGCTCATAAACGCCTACAAAGCATGATTGAAAGTGGTGAAGGTTTACCAGAAGGTGTCGACTTTAATGGCAAGTTCATTTATTACGTTGGCCCTGTTGATGCCGTAGGTGATGAAGCGGTAGGTCCTGCTGGTCCAACGACATCAACACGTATGGATAAGTTTACTGACATGATGTTAGAAACGGGTCTAATGGGAATGATAGGTAAAGCAGAGCGTGGCCCTGCAACCGTTGCTTCTATTAAAGCCAAAAAAGCGGTGTACTTAATGGCTGTTGGTGGTGCTGCGTATCTTGTATCTAAAGCGATTAAAAAAGCACGCGTTGTTGCTTTTGAAGAGCTTGGAATGGAAGCCATCTATGAATTTGATGTTGAAGACATGCCTGTAACGGTAGCGGTAGATTCAACAGGAGCGAATGCTCACCAAATTGGTCCAGATACATGGAAGGTCAAAATCGCTGAAATGGAATAAATCTGTAAATAATTAAATTTATTCTATAATTTTAAGAAGCACTCAGTAAATGAGTGCTTTTTTTATATTTGTGTCTTTAATGTAAATCAATTGAGTGTAGTATAGTTTGGTATGAGTAAGTGTTTGATATTTAGTATGGAGGTAGGATAGGAGCAGAATAACAATGGATGCTTAATTCAACCTGAAAGCCATTTAATAGAGAACCATATTTTGAACTATGTGATCAAGGTGATTAAATTGTATTGATGAATACCAACAAGGTAGGAATCATAGAAAAGAATTAAATCCAGAGTTTTAATAACTAAATCTCATATATTAGTTGGATGAAAAGAAAGAAATCAGCAATAATTCTTTCTATATTAATAATTTCAATAAGGAACAGTATATGTTCAAGAAAACGGCCATTGCAGCAGTGCTGGGCTCCGTTTTATTAGCGGGGTGTGATAAACAAGCCCCTGTGATAGCAGAGCCTGAATCTCGCCCAGCGAAAATAATGACAGTTTCTGTTGGTAATAATGAAACATCTCGACTATTCCCAGCACAAGCGGAAGCGGGAGACAAGGCAGTATTAGCCTTTAGAGTTCCAGGACAACTAAATACACTTGATGTGCATGCAGGACAACAGGTATCAAAAGGGGAGTTATTAGCATCGATTAACCCTGATGAATATCGTTTAATTCAAAAACAAGCCCAAGCGCAATATCAATTAATAGACGTGCAATATCAGCGAGTGAAAAAACTACGTAAAGATAAAGTCGTTTCAGAGCAAGATTACGATACTGCGGTAGCTAACCGTAAAACAGCGAAAGCGACATTAGATCAAGCAACCGCAAATTTAAGTTATAGCAAACTTATCGCGCCTTATGATGGCACTATCTCTTTACTACCAGCCGAAAACTTTGAATACGTAAACGCAAAGCAATCGATCATGCATATTCAAACCAATGATCTATTTTTTGTGGTATTCCAACTTCCTGATTATTTATTACAACGATTCAGCTTTACAGAAGTTGCCGCTACCGTCTCTTTTGATTCGTTCCCTAATGTTAATTTCCCTTTAGAATTTGAAGAAATTGATACAGAAGCCGACAGTAAAACATCGAGCTATACTGTTAAAATGAGTATGGCTAGACCCACTGATTTAGGTATTCTTCCTGGTATGTCAGGTCAGGTTAAAGTTACTATTCCAAGTGGCGAGAATGAAAAGCTACCTCTATCAGCTATTGAGTATGAAGGCGAAACCGCCTATGTATGGCGAGTTGGCGAAAATGGCGTAATTGAAAAAGTTGAGGTGGAATTGAGTGAAAAACGTCAAGTGATTTCAGGCTTAAACGATGCAGAACAAATTGTTATTTCGGGTATCGCTAGTTTAGAAGAAGGCATGAAAGTGCGTAAATGGGTTAAGGAAAGAGGATTGTAAGCATGAAAAAGTTAATGACGCTTTCTTTAATATCCACCGCTTTGATACTCAGTGGTTGTACACCAGCCCCTGTTGATGTGGTGATTGAGCTGCCAAAAGTCGAAATTA from the Aliivibrio wodanis genome contains:
- a CDS encoding fumarate hydratase class I; amino-acid sequence: MMTVGKETIIRNEDVISSVADALQYISYYHPLDFVQALEKAYNREQSQAAKDAIAQILINSRMSAEGRRPICQDTGIVTCFVNIGMNVRWEGDMTVQQMIDEGTRQAYLNPENPLRASILSDPAGKRINTKDNTPSVVHINMVPGDKVEIQIAAKGGGSENKTKMVMLNPSDDIAEWVEKTLPLMGAGWCPPGMLGIGIGGTAEKAAVLAKESLMGHIDIQELIDRGPENAEEELRLDIFNRVNKLGIGAQGLGGLTTVVDVKIKSAPTHAASKPVCMIPNCAATRHVHFTLDGSGPADLQPPKLEEWPDITWEAGANTRRVNLDELTKADVQEWRTGETVLLTGKILTGRDAAHKRLQSMIESGEGLPEGVDFNGKFIYYVGPVDAVGDEAVGPAGPTTSTRMDKFTDMMLETGLMGMIGKAERGPATVASIKAKKAVYLMAVGGAAYLVSKAIKKARVVAFEELGMEAIYEFDVEDMPVTVAVDSTGANAHQIGPDTWKVKIAEME
- a CDS encoding putative multidrug resistance protein precursor, whose amino-acid sequence is MFKKTAIAAVLGSVLLAGCDKQAPVIAEPESRPAKIMTVSVGNNETSRLFPAQAEAGDKAVLAFRVPGQLNTLDVHAGQQVSKGELLASINPDEYRLIQKQAQAQYQLIDVQYQRVKKLRKDKVVSEQDYDTAVANRKTAKATLDQATANLSYSKLIAPYDGTISLLPAENFEYVNAKQSIMHIQTNDLFFVVFQLPDYLLQRFSFTEVAATVSFDSFPNVNFPLEFEEIDTEADSKTSSYTVKMSMARPTDLGILPGMSGQVKVTIPSGENEKLPLSAIEYEGETAYVWRVGENGVIEKVEVELSEKRQVISGLNDAEQIVISGIASLEEGMKVRKWVKERGL